From Juglans regia cultivar Chandler chromosome 9, Walnut 2.0, whole genome shotgun sequence:
TGGAAAGTTCATCCTTAAGGTAAGGTGATGCTTAATTTTGATGGTGCCTTGTTTCATTCTTCCATGTCGGCTGGTATTGGTGTTATTCTACAAGATGATCATGAAACTGTTTTGATGGCTGCAAGTCATAAGGAGTATGGTATTTTTGAAGTTGATAATATAGAAGCTTTAGCAGCTTTGAGGGGTTTACAGTTAATATTGCATATGAGTGTGTCTCATCTGATTATAGAAGGAGATTTGTTcactatttttgaaaatattcgtTCAAGACATTAATCTATCTAATCAGTGGCCTGTGATAACTGAAATTCAAAGTCTTTTTCGTTAGTTTTAACTCATATGATGTACTTCACATTGGTCAACAAGGGAATTAAGCTGCTCATCTTGTTGCTAGATATgcttattttattgatgatacATTACAACGATGGTATTTATGTCCAGAATTTATTCATTCTATAGATACTACCATGTAATTGTCCTGTGATGGATTATGTACTTCTCTTCTTTATGATTGAAGGTCtatgttatattaataaataaataaataaataaataaaaaataccaacatgtcatcaaatttacaaaatttatgttttagatttttttttaaaaaaaatgagaatggaaaaataatttgtttaattattttacaatacatTTTAATAAGCCAGTTAAAGTGATACTATTACTGTTTACCTTGTACTTTTTTTCTGCGTATATCATAAACtccttataattatttattagttaaaacagcataaaaaaaaaagttggaagaATTATATGTGCAAGTAATGAAATTTGTTAAACTCCGAAGTAGTTGCATTTTATacgaagaataaaataaaaaaaaatacaaagagtggctgcttgttaaaaaaaaaaaaaaaaaaaaaaaagagagagaaaacgaaGCAGATAGGAAGCAAAAGCTTAAGTTACGTGTCCACAAAGGCATCGAATTTTACAGCGGATCGCCTCCCCTCCTCCCATCTCCTCACCGCCACACCCACACTAAACATCGATTTGCAGACTCTCTCGGTCTCTACTGCTTCAGAGAGTAAGTATCTCCtcatctctatctctctctcagttcGATTTTGGAGCTCCCAAAAACAGAACTCCAAACTAATTATTCTTTCAAAGTTTGGattattgtttatatttcttgagaaattattttttgatctttttttgGTTCAGAATCTTGCGTTTGTATACACTTTCTTCATTTATCAGTTCATGTCTTTACGTTGCgaataaattacaatattattaattaaccaAAATCATGTTATTCAATATTATTACTGTATTTCGCGTCTAAATAGATCTTCACGTGTCTGCAACGATTTCAGtctatttatttggttttatatattaatgcttCTTACATCCGTTTCTATATATGTATCTCATTTAGACCCCGTCTGTTTGCTAGTTTATAGTTTTGTGCATAACAACTATTCGGATCAGGCACGCATTATGTGGAGGTCCCAATTTCGTttatctctgtgtgtgtgtggttgCTGAGAGGAATGGAAGCCATATTTTGTAATGGGTGTCAGATTAATATACGCACATATGCATATAGAtggaatttctttattttttatggattataattttggggtgtgtgtgtgtttgactATCACTTTGGTTGCTGAGAGGAATGGAAGCCATATTTTGTAATGGGTGTCAGATTAATATGGACACatatctcttcctccaataaaCAATATAGCGGGTTCATCATCGGATTGGGTTCTTcataaagttaacgagattcagcagtGTGTGGGGCTTTCATATGAGGGATGCGATGACCAATTTGCAGCACTACTCACTGTGATTGAGGCGGGCCactcgcttgaaaccaaatcaagatttaaaaaaagcagggagttaaaatgtttttcttggACAATTAACTACGACTCTAAGGGAAGTAGGTCGAGTCGAGAGAagactaaagggagggcattatgAAGCTATCCTCGTAGAGGGAGTTTCGGGTTGAGGTTGGGGAGGTATGTTTTGTTCCCATTCGGGCTTAGTATattttggatagatttctaattttcaccAGCTTATTGGTCATTAGGGACTCTctagtatgggctaggtgtttctTGTATATGCCCAGTGTACTTGCTTACTCCtattgattttaatatatataatatttttactaataaaaaaatatatgcgcGCACATATGCATATTGAtggaatttctttatttttcatggattaaatttctttatttttcatggattatgattttggtatgTTTTTCCCTGTTTGTTTTAGGCTGCCGTGAAAATTCTGAGACACCAGTGATTTTGTGATGGCTTCGAAAAGGATCAACAAGGAGTTGAAGGACCTCCAGAAAGATCCTCCTGCTTCATGCAGTGCCGGTAAGTTTCAACTTTTGACCCCCTTTTGAAAGCATACTCTCTTGTGTCTTCCCCTCTAATTCTAGTTTGATGATTGATGGCTTCATTAGTATTATAATATGAAGGATCATAAATACAAGATCCTGAGGGCCCTTTTCTGTGGCGGGAGCGCACCCCGCCCACGTGCCACCACGCCTTCGGTGGGGGTGCAGCTGCCGGCGACATAGAATCTGCTGGCAATGTCGGTGGGGGGTCTCCGATTACGGCTAGCAGCGGCTGGTTTTGCAGAAAAAGTCCGGCGAACCTTTATTGGCTTCCCCGAAACAATTggggggtggtggtggtggtctgAAGGTGACGGTGGTGACACAAAGTACGCTGGCGATGATGGTGGTGGCCTCCGATGAAGGCCAACAGGTGTTGAAAGGTTAGAACACGATCGAGAAGCCCAAATCAGCATCCCCGACACCTGTGGAGGGGCAAAAATTGCCGATAAGCTTAGTGGGTGAAAGCCCCACGTACGTGAACCCACTTGCACATTTTTCTGTTGAATCTAAGATGGATGAAGAGGAGGAGGGGGGGGCTCGGATGAAGAGAGCAAGCCTCCATTTCTGATGTAGAACTTTCTGGGAGTCTTTCTGGACATATTTCACTGGTGGAGGAGACCCTAGGTATGTCGTTGGATTGCAGGGTAGGTGATCCAGTCCCTTTGAGTTACATGATGCTAGTTCATTATAATGTCTCAGATTGGGTATTTCAAAAGGTAAAAGAACTACAAAAAGTTGTGAGGTTGGAGTGTGAAGGCTATGGGGATTAATTTATGGCTTTGCTTACAGCCATTGAAGTGGGGCATCAAAGTCATAGAAAAACTGGATAAAAAAAACAGCGTGAGCTGAAAAGATTGACTTGGTCTATGAATTCCGAGGATAGCTCCAGCAGGGGTAGgtcaaaagggaaggggctagCTTTCTCTCAATGAAACCCAAGATAGTATCGTGGAATGTCCGCAGACTTAATGAGGCTAATAAACGTCTTCAAGTAAGAAACTTGCTTTGTGAGTGGAAGGCGGACATTATTTGTTTACAAGAGacaaagatgaaaatgattgaTGGGAAAATTGTGCGGAGTTTATGGAGCTGTGTTCACGTGGATTTGGTGTATATGGCCTTTATTGGGGCCTCAAGAGGTATGTTGCTGATGTGGGATAGACGGGTGGTGGAGAAAAAAGAGGATTTTGTAGGGTCATACTCGGTGGCATGCTCCTTCAAGAGTGTGTTAGATGATTTTTTGTGGACTTTTGCAGGTGTCTATGGTTCAAACTTGGATAACAATAGAAGATTATTGTGGGAAGAATTAGCTGGAGTATGCAGCTGGTGGGATctcccttggtgtattggggggaGACTTTAATGTTATAAGATTTCCAAGCAAGTGTTCGGGGAATCAAAGAGTAAGGCCAGCAATGACTAAGTTCTCGGAATGTATATTTGATTTGAACTTGGTGGATTTGCCTCTGGTAGGGGGTTCAACCACGTGGCCAAACAATCAGACTTGGTCTCATTTGGATCGTTTCTTAATATCACCAGAATGGGAAAGTCACTTTCTCGATGTATGGCAAAAACGAATGCCTTGTCTTTGCTCGGATCATTAGCCTATCATGCTTGATTGTGGTGGTATCCGAAGAAGGCGaagatatttcaaattttgaaaacatgtggctagAATCAGAAGGCTTTGTAGAGAGGGTGAGACAATGGTGGTCCTCGTATCAGTTTCAGGGTAACCCTAGCTTCATCGTAGTTGGTAAATTGAAGGCGCTAAAAAAAGATCTGAAGATTTGAAATATGTAGACTTTTGGAGATATAGGGGAGCGCAAGAAAAGCAAGGTGATGGAAATCCAGGAGCTCGAGAGATTACAAGAGACGTGACCTCTTACACAGGACGAGCTAGCACAAATGAAAATGTTGGCTACTGAACTTGAAAGGATCATATTATTAGAAGAGACGTCATGGTGTCAAAAATCAAGAGCCTTCTAGTTGAGGGAAGGAGATCGAAGTACCAAGTATTTCCATAGAATTGCAAACTCTCATCGGAGAAATAACAATATTGAGATACTAAAAATTGACGATGTTAAATGTAAGGAAGAGCAGGTTATCCACAATCATGTAGTAGGTTTCTTTGAGCAGCTCCTAACCGAGCATGAGGGATGGTGACCTACCCTTGATGGCCTTGCTTTTGACGCCATTAAGGTGAATGATGTATCTCGGATGGAGAGGGCCTTTGAGTAGGCGGAGGTTTTCtctatgggtttctttcaaaattgttgGGAAGTGATAAAAGAAGATCTTATGCGGGTGTTTCAGGAGCTATTCTTGGTGGAAAAATTCGAGAAAAGCCTTAACATCATTTTTCTTGCATTGATACCAAAGAAGGTGGGGGCCATGGTGGTTAAGGAGTTTCAGCCCATAAGTTTAGTGAATGGggtttataaattaatttccaaAGTGCTGGCGAACCGCCTAAGTGAGGTTTTGGGGAAGATCATTACTAAaccccaaaatgcttttgtgaaagggagacaaattcttgatgcggttcttattgccaatgaatgtctggatagGAGGTTAAAGACTGGCAAAACAAGGATCatttgcaagctagacatggagaaggcgtGTGATCACGTTAACTGAGAGTTCCTTCTCTACCTTCTTTGAAGGTGTGGCTTTGGGGAGAGATGATGGTCATGGATCCGTTGGTGCATATTAACGGCGAAATTCTCAGTGTTGATAGATGGCAGTCCAACTGAATTTTTTCATAGCACAagaggcctaagacaaggaATTCGTTGTCGTCTTTGTTGtttgttattgtgatggagGCGCTTAGTAGGATGACTTCAGCATTGGCTAATAATGGTTTCGTGGATGGTTTTTCGACCGGAACCCTGGAGAGGGGAACCATTAACAtatctcatttgttgtttgtagATGATACACTTATATTTTGTGAGGCTGATCAAAATCAGATTCAAGCACTAAAGGTCTTgctcctttgttttgaagcaacATTCggtttgaaagtgaacttcGACAAATCAAAGATGGTGCCCATTGGAGGTGTTCTCAATCTACGACAGCTGGCCAACACGTTGGGGTGTAAGATATCCTCACTCCCCATGACTTACCTGGACCTTTCGTTGGGGACTCCTTCAAGAGCGTCTTCTATATAGGACACAGTGGTTGAAAAAGTAGAGCGGAGACTAGCGGGATGGAAAATGATGTATTTTTCAAAAGGTGGTAAGATTACGttgataaaaagtactttatctaacttaccaacatattttttatccttatttcCTATACCTGCAAGTGACATGATTCGAATTGAGAAACTCCAACGTGATTTCTTGTGAAGTTGAGTGGGGGAGGAGTTCAAGTTTCACCTAGTCAAGTGGGAGACGATATGTTGCCCTATTTCTAATGGTGGATTGGGCATCAGAAGTATGAGGACCTTTAATCGGGCGTTAAttggtaaatggttgtggagatatcatAAGGAACCAGAAGCTCTGTGGAAATTGGTGATTGAGAGaaaatatggagatttatgGCGGGGATGGTGCACTAACGAAGTAAGGGAGCGTAtggagtgggtttgtggaaacacATTCGAAGATGATGGAAGGTCTTGAGTAGACACACTAGACTTCTTCTGAGTGAGGGCTCAAGGATTAAATTTTGGAGAGATATTTGGTGTGGTAATAGTACTCTACTAGAGATATTCCCTTCACTGTTCAATATTGCTAGTGCTAAAGATGTATCAGTAGCGGAAGTTATGGAGATATCCGAGGTTTAGATCCGTTGGAACATCACCTTTAGTAAAGCGGTACAAGATTGAGAAATGAGCAGCTTTGCAGATTTTTACAGCCTTCTATACTCTATATTACCAAGCACTCAGCAAGAAGACTCACTGTGGTGGATACCAGATGCTAAAGGGGTATTCTCGGTTTGCTCTTTCTACAAGGCTCTCACACAAGAACCCCAAACTCAGTTTCTGTAGAGAAGGCTTTGGAGACATTAGGCGCCTCCCAAAACAAcgttttttgtatggacaattTCATTGGGGAAGATTCTCACAATTGACAACTTGAGAAAACAAAGGGTAATCAttgtagattggtgttgcatgtatAGAGAATGAGGAGAGTCTGTAAAGCATCTCCTACTGCATTGTGAGACTGCTTGGGTATTATGGAATGAGGTGTTCAGTTGATTAGActtgtcttgggttatgccggagATAGTGGTGGCATTGCTGGCCAGCTGGACAAATCTAAGAGGCATGCAATGGATTAAAGAtgtatggaagatgatccctatatgcattatgtggtgtttatggcaggAACGTAATGACAGgacatttgaagataaggagaGATCGCAAGAGGAGctcaaagttttttttctttagaacactttgtacttgggccattgctgttgatttcaatggcatggatctgcatgattttcttgtctataataATGTGCTTACTATAGCTTAAGGGTTTTTTTTACTGTTCTAGAACTATGTAtatggctttgcctattctttgatcaataaaatttgtgtatttataaaaaaaaaaaaaagatcataaatTTGTATATGGAAATATAGGAGAACAAATATGTTCTCTTGCTAATCATTTAAATTAAGTCTAATAAATACTAGTATAAGAATGAGGGAATGGTTGACACGAGTGGGTGAAACTAACATAAAGCGTGAGTAAGAAATTATCAATGTAAGGCATGTATATTGGTGGCTGTTTTGGTGTTCGGCATAAATGAGCGTGGGTAAGAAATTATCATCTTAAACTGTTTACACCAACATACTTATACCTTGTTCTCTGCTGGTTAGATGGttgcttttccttttcctttgattttgttttactCTTGTAGTTTCAATTTGTAATTGGCAGTTCTCCATGGTTGCAGGCCCTGTGGCTGATGATATGTTCCACTGGCAAGCAACAATTATGGGCCCAGCAGACAGCCCATTTGCTGGGGGTGTGTTCCTTGTATCCATTCACTTTCCACCAGATTATCCGTTCAAGCCACCCAAGGTAAAAACTACACTCGTTTGTCTGAGTTAATTTGTTCAATCCCCAAGCAATATCTGTCTTCATGCATGCATAGCTTCTCATCACATAAGCAGGACTTTGACTAGGCGGACGGTGAATATATCTCAACTTTGCATGCTACAGCTTTGTGCCCTTGTTTTTAGCTGTCATGTAGCTACTTGTTTAAACTTAAGAACTGCATTCATCAGACATGACTGAAACGCCCACTGCCAATTAACTATCGTGGATTATGAGATGCTTGGTCCCCTGTCTTGTTCTAGCTTTTGACTATTGCTTATGAAAACTCACGTGGTTCTAAAAGATGGGTGCAAGTATCAATTTCactaaatgaagaaaaaagtgGAAATTCGTTGATTTGACCAGAATTTTCATCTTTGATTATTTATACACATTATGATATGTAATGCTAGTAGGGATAATGCGAGGATGTTTTCtgcctttgtttgttttcctcGAGGAAATGATGTAGTTCAGCTATGTGATGCTCATTTATGACTTTTTGTTTCGGGGGAGGGGGCTAGTGAGATTCTGAACTAATGATACGTGATCCTTGGCTGATTGCGCTACCTAGCTGATGCATTTACATGACCTTTGCTCTTTTATGCAATTTTACAGGTTTCCTTCCGGACAAAAGTTTTCCACCCTAACATCAATAGCAATGGTAGCATCTGTCTTGACATCCTCAAAGAACAATGGAGCCCTGCCCTTACCATATCCAAGGTAATGTGATTGTTTCAATTGTCATCCATATACCTTTCTGCATTgcatgagaaaaaatatttcagttATTTGCATCATTTGGATCTTGTTGACTGCAATCGAGTTTGGCTTGGACTTGGCAATAATATGCTGGGTTCGAATTGGCATGGTATTAAAGCAGCTCAATCACAGGTTTTGTTTTTATGCTtggaaaatatttagatttgtGGTTGACGGTCCATAATTGTGACGATGGTTTTTTGCAGGTCCTGCTCTCAATATGCTCACTGTTGACCGATCCAAATCCAGATGATCCTCTGGTGCCTGAGATAGCCCACATGTACAAGACTGATAGGGCGAAGTACGAGACAACAGCCCGATCCTGGACCCAGAAGTATGCCATGGGCTAGGGTGGTTGTGCTGTATGAGCGAATATATCATGGTTAAATTTATGATATTAGTAAATAAATAGATGTAATCTGGTATAAAGATTAAAGAACTTGCACGGTCTGTTGTGTTGTCTCCTGTGTTTGTCATTGGGAAATTCTCTCTGGGGGGTTTCTTCGCGTGAGATAATCTTACTTTTAAGACATGGCATAGTTATGTGGAACTTGGTGGCAAAATCGTATTTTGTTTTGCTCGTCATTCATAATTCGCATATAATTGGTTGTGTTCTATGTTTTAAAGGAAGTACTCTACAAACAAAGATTCAGATTGTTTCTGGCCTGTGGTGGTTGTTTAGAGTTTGGATGTGGGAAGGCCTTGTACTCG
This genomic window contains:
- the LOC108995015 gene encoding ubiquitin-conjugating enzyme E2-17 kDa-like, yielding MASKRINKELKDLQKDPPASCSAGPVADDMFHWQATIMGPADSPFAGGVFLVSIHFPPDYPFKPPKVSFRTKVFHPNINSNGSICLDILKEQWSPALTISKVLLSICSLLTDPNPDDPLVPEIAHMYKTDRAKYETTARSWTQKYAMG